In a single window of the Flavivirga spongiicola genome:
- a CDS encoding MotA/TolQ/ExbB proton channel family protein — protein MLSTLLQTTQEGAELLTDEESVEKTLSIIELISSGGAAGQVIIAVLFILLVGAIYIYFERIFAIKAASQVDSNFMNQIKDHVSNGKVDSAQMLCAQVNSPVSRLIGKGISRIGKPLADINTAIENAGRLEIYGLEKNVSILATISGAGPMIGFLGTVIGMILAIFELANAGGTIQMDVLASGLYTAMTTTVAGLIVGIVAYIAYNHLVVKTDKVVYQMEANSLEFLDHLNEPT, from the coding sequence ATGCTTAGTACATTATTACAAACCACACAAGAGGGAGCAGAATTGCTTACCGACGAAGAGTCAGTTGAAAAAACACTTTCAATTATAGAATTAATAAGTAGCGGTGGTGCCGCAGGACAAGTTATTATAGCTGTTCTTTTTATATTACTTGTTGGAGCTATTTATATTTATTTTGAACGCATTTTTGCTATAAAGGCAGCTTCACAAGTAGATTCGAATTTCATGAATCAAATTAAAGACCATGTAAGTAATGGGAAAGTTGATTCAGCTCAAATGTTGTGTGCTCAAGTAAATTCTCCGGTTTCTAGATTAATTGGTAAAGGAATTTCAAGGATAGGAAAACCACTTGCCGATATTAATACAGCTATTGAAAATGCTGGGCGTTTGGAAATTTATGGTTTAGAAAAAAATGTGAGTATTTTGGCAACGATCTCTGGAGCAGGGCCTATGATTGGATTTCTTGGAACAGTTATTGGTATGATATTAGCAATATTTGAACTTGCCAATGCAGGTGGAACGATACAAATGGATGTTTTAGCAAGTGGATTATATACAGCTATGACAACTACCGTTGCAGGATTAATTGTAGGTATTGTTGCTTACATTGCGTATAATCATTTGGTAGTAAAGACAGATAAGGTAGTATATCAAATGGAAGCTAATTCTTTAGAATTCTTAGATCATTTAAACGAACCTACATAA
- the nhaD gene encoding sodium:proton antiporter NhaD, which yields MEATIILVFVMGYLAITLEHSIKIDKLIPALVMMAICWALIALGLESFPEWFDSSKHALLDSFGTFSSEEKTHLMEETLLHHLGKTSEILVFLLGAMTIVEIIDYFDGFSTIKDFIKTKKKTKILWIFSILAFILSAIIDNLTATIVLISILQKIVKDRSVRIWFAGLIIIAANAGGAWSPIGDVTTTMLWIGKKVTTGHLIGYLFVPSLLCMAVPSLIASFLPAFKGDLDIEEVEEKKKSRFSGTMLYLGLGAIVFVPIFKMVTHLPPYVGMMLSLGVVAIFAEIYSSSKFSMTEFGSEESDAHASHSPVHYSLSKIELPSILFFLGILMAVAALESLGILFGFASSLQESMPQLGTEIHSGGVSDLVVLLLGVGSAVIDNVPLVAASLGMFSEPMDHELWHFIAFSAGTGGSMLIIGSAAGVVAMGMEKIDFFWYLKKISWLALIGFLVGSAAFMVTRTLF from the coding sequence ATGGAAGCAACAATTATTCTAGTATTTGTAATGGGGTATTTAGCCATTACTTTAGAACACAGTATTAAAATTGATAAACTTATACCGGCGCTAGTCATGATGGCTATTTGTTGGGCATTAATTGCATTAGGTTTAGAAAGCTTCCCGGAATGGTTTGATTCATCAAAACATGCTTTATTAGATAGTTTTGGAACGTTTTCCTCGGAAGAAAAGACACATCTTATGGAAGAAACCTTACTGCATCATTTAGGTAAGACATCAGAAATATTAGTGTTTCTTTTAGGGGCTATGACTATTGTTGAAATCATTGATTATTTTGATGGTTTTTCTACTATTAAAGATTTTATAAAGACCAAAAAGAAAACTAAGATTTTATGGATATTCTCTATTCTAGCGTTTATCCTTTCTGCTATAATAGATAATCTTACTGCCACCATTGTACTTATATCAATACTTCAAAAAATTGTAAAAGATAGAAGCGTACGTATTTGGTTTGCAGGTTTAATTATTATTGCTGCCAATGCAGGAGGCGCATGGTCACCCATTGGAGATGTAACCACGACTATGTTATGGATTGGCAAAAAAGTAACGACAGGCCACTTAATAGGTTATTTGTTTGTGCCTTCTCTCTTATGTATGGCTGTGCCATCATTAATAGCGTCTTTTTTACCAGCATTTAAAGGTGATTTGGATATTGAAGAGGTTGAGGAGAAAAAGAAATCAAGGTTTAGTGGCACCATGCTCTATCTTGGTCTGGGAGCTATTGTATTTGTACCAATATTTAAGATGGTAACCCATTTACCACCATATGTAGGTATGATGTTATCGTTAGGTGTTGTAGCTATTTTTGCCGAAATATATAGTAGTTCTAAATTTAGTATGACAGAGTTTGGGTCGGAAGAAAGCGATGCGCATGCAAGTCACAGCCCAGTACATTATTCCTTATCAAAAATAGAATTACCAAGTATTTTATTCTTCTTAGGTATATTAATGGCAGTAGCAGCTTTAGAATCTTTAGGGATTCTATTTGGATTTGCATCATCATTACAGGAATCAATGCCTCAATTAGGAACCGAAATTCATTCTGGAGGCGTCTCAGATTTAGTTGTGTTATTATTAGGTGTAGGTTCTGCAGTTATTGATAATGTACCATTAGTGGCTGCTAGTTTAGGAATGTTCTCAGAACCAATGGATCATGAGTTATGGCATTTTATTGCTTTTTCAGCTGGAACAGGAGGTAGTATGCTAATTATAGGATCTGCAGCTGGTGTTGTAGCTATGGGAATGGAAAAAATAGATTTTTTCTGGTACTTGAAAAAGATTTCCTGGTTAGCTTTAATCGGTTTTCTTGTAGGTTCAGCGGCGTTTATGGTAACTAGAACATTGTTTTAA
- a CDS encoding Glu/Leu/Phe/Val dehydrogenase dimerization domain-containing protein has product MKKLLKKFENKEPEIVFNWKDAETYAEGWTVINSLRGGAAGGGTRMRNGLDMNEVLSLAKTMEIKFTVSGPAIGGAKSGINFDPSDPRKKDVLERWYAAVSPLLKSYYGTGGDLNVDEIHEVIPITEESGVWHPQEGVFNGHFKPTEADKINRIGQLRHGVIKVIESSNYSPDILRKYTVADMITGFGVAEAVKQYYNIYGGSVKGKRAVIQGFGNVGAAAAFYLSQMGAKIVGIIDIAGGLINEKGFTFEEITSLFLAKKGNTLVSDDLIPFEEANERIWSIKTEIFAPCAASRLITLHQIDQMIDSGLEVISCGANVPFADKEIFFGPIMEHIDYKVSLIPDFISNCGMARVFAYFMERKVQITDEAIFNDTSNIIRDALQKVYNKNESKTEISATAFEIALNQLI; this is encoded by the coding sequence ATGAAAAAATTATTAAAGAAATTTGAAAATAAAGAGCCTGAAATTGTTTTTAATTGGAAAGATGCAGAAACATATGCTGAAGGATGGACCGTTATAAACTCATTACGTGGAGGAGCTGCTGGTGGAGGAACACGAATGCGAAACGGGTTGGATATGAATGAAGTTTTATCCTTAGCCAAAACCATGGAGATTAAATTTACAGTTTCCGGACCCGCCATTGGTGGTGCGAAATCAGGAATAAATTTCGACCCAAGTGATCCTCGAAAAAAGGATGTATTAGAAAGATGGTATGCCGCTGTATCTCCATTATTAAAAAGTTATTATGGTACAGGGGGCGATTTAAATGTAGATGAAATACATGAAGTTATTCCAATCACAGAAGAGAGTGGTGTGTGGCACCCTCAGGAAGGTGTCTTTAATGGGCATTTTAAACCAACCGAAGCAGATAAGATAAATAGAATAGGACAGTTGAGACATGGCGTTATCAAAGTTATAGAGAGTTCTAATTATTCTCCCGATATATTAAGGAAATATACTGTAGCAGATATGATTACTGGTTTTGGTGTTGCTGAAGCAGTTAAACAATACTATAATATTTATGGTGGTTCTGTTAAAGGAAAGCGCGCAGTGATTCAAGGCTTTGGAAATGTGGGTGCAGCTGCTGCTTTTTACTTGTCGCAAATGGGAGCTAAGATTGTTGGAATTATTGATATTGCTGGCGGTTTAATTAATGAAAAAGGATTTACTTTTGAAGAAATCACCAGTTTATTTCTTGCAAAAAAAGGAAATACATTGGTAAGTGATGATTTAATTCCTTTTGAAGAAGCTAATGAAAGGATTTGGTCTATAAAAACTGAGATTTTTGCACCTTGTGCAGCATCACGTTTAATCACACTTCATCAAATAGATCAAATGATTGATAGTGGTTTAGAAGTTATTTCTTGTGGGGCAAATGTGCCTTTTGCTGATAAAGAAATCTTCTTTGGTCCTATTATGGAACATATCGATTACAAAGTAAGTTTAATCCCTGATTTTATTTCTAATTGCGGAATGGCTCGTGTCTTTGCATATTTTATGGAACGTAAAGTGCAGATAACGGATGAAGCCATATTTAATGATACATCAAATATAATAAGAGATGCACTACAGAAAGTGTACAATAAAAATGAATCGAAAACAGAGATCAGTGCAACAGCATTTGAAATTGCACTCAATCAATTAATATAA
- a CDS encoding anhydro-N-acetylmuramic acid kinase, with translation MIKNEYKVVGVMSGTSLDGVDVVYVEFELDDVWHFKMIHFETVSYNSSWENILRNLVSYNVAELQKIDEDYTNYLSGIIKDFINKNSIKDIDAICSHGHTALHRPDIGMTYQIGNQPVIAVLLNETVVCDFRVQDVELRGQGAPLVPIGDKLLFSEYDFCLNLGGFANISTEIKNKRIAYDICPVNIVLNHYTKLIGLDYDDGGKMARTGTVNNKLLDKLNSLAFYKENYPKSLGLEWVIKNMFPLIDAFQLDTKDILKTFAEHIAIQIAKEINKKKHGSVLVTGGGVYNNYLIDTLKQYSQHEIIIPLNEVVEFKEALIFGLLGVLKLRNEVNCLKSVTGSTKNHSSGKIFLP, from the coding sequence ATGATAAAAAACGAGTATAAGGTTGTTGGTGTTATGTCTGGAACATCATTAGATGGAGTAGATGTTGTTTATGTAGAGTTCGAGTTAGATGATGTATGGCATTTTAAAATGATACATTTTGAAACAGTTAGTTACAATTCAAGTTGGGAAAACATACTTCGTAATTTAGTTTCGTATAATGTTGCTGAATTGCAGAAAATTGACGAAGATTATACTAATTACCTGTCTGGTATTATAAAAGACTTCATTAATAAAAATAGTATAAAGGATATTGATGCTATTTGTTCGCATGGGCATACTGCTTTGCATCGGCCAGACATTGGAATGACATATCAGATAGGGAATCAGCCAGTTATTGCAGTATTATTGAACGAAACGGTGGTTTGTGATTTTAGAGTTCAAGATGTTGAACTTAGAGGGCAAGGTGCTCCATTGGTTCCAATAGGCGATAAATTGCTATTTTCTGAATACGATTTTTGTTTGAATTTGGGCGGGTTTGCAAATATTTCCACTGAGATAAAAAATAAGAGAATTGCTTATGATATTTGTCCGGTAAACATCGTTTTAAACCACTATACTAAATTAATTGGACTTGACTATGATGATGGTGGCAAAATGGCAAGAACAGGAACTGTAAATAATAAGCTACTTGATAAATTAAATAGTCTCGCTTTTTATAAAGAAAATTACCCCAAATCTTTAGGTCTAGAATGGGTCATTAAAAATATGTTTCCTCTAATTGATGCTTTCCAATTAGATACAAAAGATATTCTAAAAACTTTTGCTGAACATATTGCTATCCAAATAGCTAAGGAAATAAATAAAAAGAAACACGGTTCTGTTCTCGTTACTGGAGGAGGTGTTTATAATAATTATTTAATAGATACCCTTAAACAGTATTCGCAACATGAAATTATAATACCTTTAAATGAGGTTGTAGAGTTTAAAGAGGCGTTAATTTTTGGGCTTCTGGGTGTGCTTAAATTAAGAAACGAAGTTAACTGTTTAAAAAGCGTTACAGGATCTACAAAAAATCATAGTTCGGGAAAAATATTTCTACCTTAA
- a CDS encoding acyl-CoA dehydrogenase, with amino-acid sequence MDFNLSEEHIMIRDAARDFAQTELLPGVIERDNKQKFPNELVKKMGELGFMGIMVDPKYGGSGMDAISYVLIMEELSKIDASASVMVSVNNSLVCYGLEAYGSEEQKQKYLTKLATGGFLGAFCLSEPEAGSDATSQRTTAIDKGDHYLINGTKNWITNGGTADVYLVIAQTDKDKGSHGINAFILEKGMEGFHVGPKEDKLGIRGSDTHTLQFNDVKVPKENRIGADGSGFRFAMKTLSGGRIGIASQALGIASGAYELALKYSKERKAFGTEICNHQAIAFKLADMYTEIEAARHLVMKAAWDKDQGNNYDKSSAMAKLYASKVAMEHTVEAVQIHGGNGFVKEYHVERLMRDAKITQIYEGTSEIQKIVISRSLIRD; translated from the coding sequence ATGGATTTTAATCTTTCAGAAGAACATATCATGATACGCGATGCTGCTCGCGATTTTGCACAAACCGAATTACTCCCTGGCGTTATTGAACGTGATAATAAACAAAAATTCCCAAATGAGTTGGTAAAAAAAATGGGGGAATTAGGATTTATGGGCATTATGGTAGATCCTAAATATGGTGGTAGCGGTATGGATGCTATCTCATATGTTCTTATTATGGAGGAATTATCAAAAATTGATGCTTCGGCTTCTGTGATGGTTTCTGTAAACAATTCATTAGTTTGTTATGGGTTAGAAGCTTATGGATCTGAGGAACAAAAACAAAAATATTTAACAAAACTGGCTACTGGTGGGTTTCTAGGAGCCTTTTGTTTAAGTGAACCTGAAGCTGGTAGTGATGCCACTTCACAAAGAACTACAGCCATCGATAAAGGAGATCACTACCTTATTAATGGCACAAAAAACTGGATTACTAACGGTGGAACTGCTGACGTATATTTAGTAATAGCCCAAACCGATAAAGATAAAGGCTCTCATGGCATTAATGCATTTATTCTTGAAAAAGGCATGGAAGGATTTCATGTTGGACCTAAAGAAGATAAACTTGGTATTCGCGGAAGTGACACACACACCCTACAGTTTAATGACGTAAAAGTTCCTAAAGAAAATAGAATAGGTGCTGACGGTTCTGGATTTAGATTTGCCATGAAAACATTATCTGGCGGACGTATTGGTATTGCTTCACAAGCTTTAGGAATTGCATCAGGGGCTTATGAATTAGCTTTAAAATACTCGAAAGAACGAAAAGCTTTTGGCACGGAAATATGCAATCATCAAGCTATAGCCTTTAAATTAGCCGATATGTATACCGAAATTGAAGCAGCTCGCCACTTGGTCATGAAGGCTGCCTGGGATAAAGATCAAGGTAATAATTATGACAAATCTAGTGCTATGGCCAAACTTTATGCTTCTAAAGTAGCCATGGAACATACTGTTGAAGCTGTACAAATACACGGTGGTAATGGTTTCGTAAAAGAATATCATGTTGAACGTCTTATGCGAGATGCAAAAATCACACAGATTTATGAAGGGACTTCGGAAATCCAGAAAATTGTAATCTCAAGAAGCCTTATAAGAGATTAA
- a CDS encoding arsenosugar biosynthesis-associated peroxidase-like protein — MQKTYYDPADLKKFGKISEWNQELGDKFFEYYGKVFEEGALTAREKSLIALAVSHTEQCPYCIDAYTKDGLQRGITKEEMMEALHVGAAIKSGATLVHGVQMMNKVNKLEM, encoded by the coding sequence ATGCAAAAAACATATTATGATCCAGCGGATCTTAAAAAGTTTGGAAAAATAAGTGAATGGAATCAAGAACTAGGTGATAAATTTTTTGAATACTACGGAAAAGTTTTTGAAGAAGGCGCACTCACAGCTCGTGAAAAATCTTTAATTGCATTAGCTGTTTCTCATACAGAGCAATGCCCTTACTGTATTGATGCCTATACAAAAGACGGATTACAACGTGGTATTACTAAAGAAGAAATGATGGAAGCACTTCATGTTGGAGCCGCTATAAAAAGTGGAGCAACATTAGTTCATGGTGTGCAAATGATGAATAAAGTAAATAAACTTGAAATGTAG
- the arsS gene encoding arsenosugar biosynthesis radical SAM (seleno)protein ArsS (Some members of this family are selenoproteins.) has product MATKSLHKRESDLANSNRQLEILSNGIFQNGELPTFKSKISETKQFPLKAKKLEILQINVGYMCNQVCEHCHVDAGPDRKEIMTRETMLQCLDVIKNTGAHTLDLTGGAPEMNPDFRWFVEEAAKAGIKDFIVRSNLTIIRANKKYYDLPEFFKKHNVHVVSSMPHWTRGKTDKQRGDGVFDKSIKALQELNAIGYGMPGSGLRLDLVYNPSGAFLPGDQASMEKDFKKALKEDFNIQFHNLFAITNLPISRFLDYLIASENYEDYMYSLVEAYNPTAVANVMCTNTLSVSWDGYLFDCDFNQMLELPVNSKVKHISEYNEELLEGRNIVISQHCYGCTAGAGSSCQGVVA; this is encoded by the coding sequence ATGGCAACAAAATCCCTACATAAGCGTGAAAGCGATTTAGCTAATAGCAATAGACAACTTGAAATTTTATCGAATGGTATATTTCAAAATGGCGAACTACCTACGTTTAAAAGTAAAATTTCTGAAACAAAGCAATTCCCTTTAAAAGCTAAAAAATTAGAAATCCTTCAGATAAATGTAGGCTATATGTGTAATCAGGTTTGTGAGCATTGTCATGTAGATGCCGGTCCGGATCGAAAGGAAATTATGACCAGAGAAACCATGCTACAATGTTTGGATGTTATTAAAAACACCGGCGCTCATACCTTAGATTTAACAGGAGGTGCTCCAGAAATGAATCCTGATTTTAGATGGTTTGTAGAAGAAGCTGCCAAAGCTGGTATTAAAGATTTTATTGTGCGCTCTAACCTAACTATAATAAGAGCGAATAAAAAATATTACGATTTACCTGAATTCTTTAAAAAGCACAATGTGCATGTTGTATCTTCCATGCCTCACTGGACTCGCGGAAAAACGGATAAACAACGTGGGGATGGTGTTTTTGACAAATCCATAAAAGCATTACAGGAATTAAATGCTATCGGGTACGGTATGCCGGGTAGTGGTCTGCGATTAGATTTAGTTTACAATCCATCAGGTGCTTTTTTACCAGGAGATCAAGCCTCTATGGAAAAGGATTTTAAAAAAGCATTAAAAGAAGATTTTAATATTCAGTTTCATAATTTATTTGCTATTACAAATTTACCTATTAGCAGGTTTTTGGATTACTTAATTGCTTCCGAAAATTATGAAGATTACATGTATTCTTTAGTCGAAGCATATAACCCAACTGCTGTTGCTAATGTTATGTGTACAAATACACTATCTGTTAGCTGGGACGGTTATTTATTTGATTGTGATTTCAATCAAATGTTAGAATTACCGGTAAATAGTAAAGTAAAACATATATCGGAATATAACGAAGAACTACTTGAAGGTCGTAATATTGTTATTTCCCAACACTGTTATGGGTGTACTGCTGGAGCGGGGAGTAGCTGCCAAGGTGTTGTAGCTTAA
- a CDS encoding rhodanese-like domain-containing protein: MNKVFFYIFISFVASGVSQNNLKSLLKEYNKESVPYIYVKQLKKQTTQPILLDTREWPEYKVSHLKDAIHVGYDEFKISNIQKKIPNKNTKIVVYCSLGIRSDSIASSLKKAGYTNVENLYGGIFEWKNNNLPIYNSVEKVTDSIHTYSKEWAKWAKKGIKVYE; this comes from the coding sequence ATGAACAAAGTATTTTTTTACATATTTATAAGCTTTGTCGCTTCAGGGGTTTCTCAAAACAATCTTAAATCTTTATTAAAAGAATACAATAAAGAAAGCGTTCCGTATATTTATGTAAAACAATTAAAAAAACAAACAACGCAACCCATACTTCTAGATACCAGAGAATGGCCCGAATACAAAGTAAGTCATCTAAAAGATGCCATTCATGTTGGGTATGATGAATTTAAAATAAGTAATATTCAAAAAAAAATTCCTAATAAAAACACCAAAATAGTTGTTTACTGCTCCTTAGGAATACGTTCAGATTCCATTGCAAGTAGTCTCAAAAAAGCAGGCTATACTAATGTAGAAAATTTATACGGTGGTATTTTTGAATGGAAAAATAATAATTTACCTATTTATAATTCAGTAGAGAAGGTAACGGATAGTATTCATACCTATTCTAAAGAATGGGCTAAATGGGCAAAAAAAGGCATAAAAGTATATGAGTAA
- a CDS encoding TIGR04282 family arsenosugar biosynthesis glycosyltransferase: MSKELIIVFVKNIKLGKVKTRLAKTIGNQGAFEVYSELVKITELATENMLTDKRIYFSDVVIDGKWKNDYKTIQEGKNLGERMKNAFKKGFEDGYERIVLIGSDLPDISSKHIENGLKNLNSSAVVFGPAIDGGYYLIGMTKMYHSIFNDKPWSESHLLEVTLKELNQEKIPYTLLEALNDIDTFEDLENSSFYQHNEALQLKVKSLIGNV; encoded by the coding sequence ATGAGTAAAGAACTTATTATTGTTTTTGTTAAAAATATAAAATTAGGCAAAGTAAAAACAAGACTTGCCAAAACCATTGGCAATCAAGGTGCTTTTGAGGTCTACAGCGAACTGGTTAAAATTACCGAGCTAGCAACAGAAAACATGCTAACAGATAAACGCATCTATTTTTCTGATGTTGTTATTGATGGTAAATGGAAAAACGATTACAAAACGATTCAAGAGGGCAAAAATTTAGGTGAGCGTATGAAAAACGCTTTCAAAAAAGGATTTGAAGATGGTTACGAACGCATTGTGCTTATAGGTTCCGATTTGCCCGATATCAGCTCTAAACATATCGAAAATGGACTAAAAAATCTAAATAGTAGCGCCGTTGTTTTTGGACCTGCTATTGATGGTGGCTACTACTTAATTGGGATGACAAAAATGTATCATTCTATATTCAATGATAAGCCTTGGAGTGAATCTCATTTATTGGAAGTCACACTCAAAGAATTAAATCAAGAAAAAATACCTTATACCTTACTAGAAGCATTAAATGATATTGATACTTTCGAAGATTTAGAAAACTCATCATTCTATCAGCATAATGAAGCGCTCCAATTAAAAGTAAAATCTTTAATTGGTAACGTATAA
- a CDS encoding purine-nucleoside phosphorylase, translating to MIKYINETTKYLQDKGFETPEIGIILGTGLGQLINEIDIIKEVSYNHIPNFPTATVEFHKGKLIYGELAGKKVVVMQGRFHLYEGYTLQDVTYPVRIMEKLGIKTLLVSNAAGAINLNFKKGELMIIDDHINLQGSSPLAFKGVEKLGERFTDMSVPYDAEINSKFESIAKANNIKLHKGVYASVVGPQLETKAEYRMLKIIGSDAVGMSTVPEIIVANHLKLKVAAVSVLTDECDPDNLEPVNISDIIENATKAEPDMITLFKELIKTL from the coding sequence ATGATCAAATACATAAACGAAACCACTAAATATCTACAAGACAAAGGTTTTGAAACTCCAGAAATTGGTATTATACTAGGCACGGGGTTAGGACAACTCATCAACGAAATAGACATTATAAAAGAAGTTAGTTATAATCATATTCCTAACTTCCCAACAGCAACGGTTGAGTTTCATAAAGGGAAATTAATTTATGGTGAACTTGCTGGTAAAAAAGTGGTGGTCATGCAAGGACGTTTTCATTTATATGAAGGCTACACATTGCAAGATGTCACCTACCCTGTTCGTATTATGGAAAAGTTAGGCATCAAAACATTATTGGTTTCTAATGCAGCGGGGGCCATTAATTTAAACTTTAAAAAAGGAGAATTAATGATTATTGATGATCATATTAATTTGCAAGGCAGCTCTCCTTTAGCATTTAAAGGGGTTGAAAAATTAGGAGAACGCTTTACAGATATGAGCGTTCCTTATGATGCCGAAATCAATTCAAAGTTTGAAAGTATTGCTAAAGCAAACAATATTAAACTACATAAAGGTGTTTATGCCAGCGTTGTAGGACCACAATTAGAAACAAAAGCAGAATATCGTATGCTAAAAATTATCGGGTCTGATGCTGTTGGCATGAGTACAGTACCTGAAATTATTGTGGCAAATCATTTAAAATTAAAAGTAGCCGCCGTGTCAGTTTTAACAGATGAATGCGACCCAGATAACTTAGAACCTGTTAACATCTCGGATATCATTGAAAATGCGACAAAAGCAGAACCAGATATGATAACCTTGTTTAAAGAACTTATTAAGACCCTATAA